The region AAGCACGTTCAGAGGTCATCATTTGTGGCGTGGGTCACAGTGAACTCCTTAAATTTCTATTTCCAAACACCATTAGCGTAGAACTCGGATATGAACAAGCTGGCATTCAAGCAGCACGATTATTGTTAGAACACTTACATCAGCAACAAACACCTAAACAAAAAATATGCCAATGTTCACTTATTCAATAGACATTCACTAATCAACTGAATGAGTGTTTTTTACACTTATTATTGTGTGATCTATATCACACTATGACCATTTAATGATTGATAGTTGAACCTTAAAAGTGACAATGGGAACGTTCCCAGTCATTACCAAGGACCTTCTAATGGCAAAAGTAAATTCTCAGGAGCTCACACAACTACTTGAGCTCGTCGGTGGCCGCGACAATATCGTTACCGTCAGTCACTGCATCACTCGTATGCGCTTTGTACTCAATGATCCAGCTAAAGCCGATATTACCGGCATAGATGCGTTACCAACAGTCAAAGGTTGTTTCGCCAACGCCGGTCAGTTTCAAGTCGTGATAGGCACCGAAGTTGAAGAGTTCCATCGGCAATTTGTTAAACTGACCAAGCTCGGTGAAGTCGACAAAGAACAACTCAAACAGATAGCCCGTCAGAACATGAGCTGGTTGGAACGAAGCATCTCTCATTTTGCCGAAATCTTTATTCCACTCATTCCAGCGATTATTGCTGGCGGACTGATCTTGGGCTTTCGCAATCTAATCGGTGATATCAATCTCGTTGATGGTCATCCACTGATGCAAGGAAGTCAGTTCTGGACTGGCATCTACAACTTTTTATGGTTGATAGGTGAAGCCATCTTCTTCTTCCTACCCGTGGGGATCTGCTGGAGTACAGTACGCAAGCTAGGAGGAACGCCTATCCTTGGCATTGTACTTGGCATCACACTCGTGTCACCTCAGCTGATGAACGCCTACGATCTCGGCGCCAAGATCCCTGAGATATGGGATTTTGGCTTTTTCACCATCGATAAAGTGGGCTATCAAGCTCAGGTGATCCCCGCTCTACTGGCAGGTCTACTACTGGCATTTATCGAGACGGGTTTAAAAAAGATTGTCCCAAGTTACCTTACTTTAGTGCTTGTGCCTGTAGTATCACTTATGATCACCGTGTTTATGGCCCACGCAATTATTGGACCTATCGGACGTGAAATCGGCAATGGCGTTGGCTGGGCAGCTAAAATGGCGCTCACTGGCGAATTTGCTCCCATTGGTGCGACCTTATTCGGTTTTTTATATGCACCTTTAGTGATAACCGGTGTCCACCAAATGACCAACGCGGTCGATCTACAACTCATAGGTCAAATGGGAGGTACGCCTATCTGGCCACTGATCGCTTTGAGCAACATAGCACAAGGTTCTGCGGTATTAGGTATTGTGCTTGTGAGTCGTAAATACAATGAACGTGAAATATCCATCCCAGCGGTTATCTCGGCTTACCTAGGGGTCACAGAGCCAGCCATGTATGGCATCAACTTACGTTACAAATTCCCGATGTTATGCGCCATGATAGGCTCAGCGATAGCGGCTTGTATTTGTGGTATTGGCGGCGTACTTGCCAACAGCATCGGCGTCGGCGGCCTACCTGGTATCCTCTCTATACAAACAGCTTACTGGGGCAGTTTCGCCATCGCTATGCTCGTCGCTATCGTGGTCCCCATAGTCCTAACTATGATGGTATATAAGCGTAAAGAGGCAACGAATACCTTACAAGTCAGTGGCATGACAGCACCTAAAATCATCTAAGGGCAAAGGCCCTTTCTTTCTCAATTGAGCGGAACTATTCGATGAACTCACAGCACGAATGGTGGCGTGAAGCCACTATTTATCAAATTTATCCCAAAAGTTTTAACGACTCCGCAGGCAAGGGTCACGGAGACATTAAGGGGATCACTGCCAAACTTGATTACCTCAAGCAGCTCGGTGTCTCGGCGCTATGGCTCTGTCCTGTCTACAGCTCTCCTCAGATTGATAATGGCTATGATATTAGTGATTACTACAGTATCGATCCCGCTTACGGCACCATGGCCGACTTCGAACAGCTGCTAGCAGAATGTCAACGTCGAGACCTACGTATTATTATGGATATCGTCGTTAATCACACCTCCACCGAACATCCTTGGTTTAAGGAAGCAATTGCCGATCCAACCAGTCCTAAGCGTGACTTTTATATCTGGCGCAATGGTCATAAAGACGCGCCACCGACTAACTGGACATCCAAGTTTGGTGGTAATGCTTGGCAAAAAGATCAAACCAGTGGCCAATATTATCTGCACTTGTTTGCCAAAGAACAGGCCGATCTCAACTGGGAAAACCCAGATTTACGTGAGCAAGTATGTGACATCATGCGTTTTTGGGCTAATAAAGGCATGGATGGATTTCGCCTCGATGTGATCAACCTCATCAGCAAAGATCAGAGTTTTCCCAACGAGTGTAGTGAAGATCCACAACAAGATGGTCGCCGTTTTTACACCGATGGTCCAAGGGTTCATGAATACCTGCATGAATTAAATCAAAAAGTATTCAAACCCTTTGATCTTATGACCGTGGGCGAGATGTCTTCCACGACACTGGAGCAATGTCAGCTCTACTCTGCTCCCAAACGTGAAGAGCTGTCTATGGTGTTTAACTTCCACCATCTAAAAGTGGATTACCCTAACGGTAATAAATGGCAGCTAGCAGAGTGTGATTGGCTGGCACTCAAAACATTGTTCACCACCTGGCAGCAAGGACTGCACAAGCGGGGCTGGAATGCGCTGTTTTGGTGTAATCACGATCAACCACGCATCGTATCCCGCTTTGGTAACGACAATACTCACCGTGTGATTTCCGCAAAAATGCTGGCAACAGGTCTGCATCTACTGCAAGGAACACCCTTTATCTATCAAGGCGAGGAGATCGGTATGACCAATCCCCACTTCGATGATATCGCTCAATACCGTGATGTGGAAACCCATAACATCTACCGTCAGCATATCGAACAAGGAAAGAGTCATAAAGAGGTGATGGCTATCATAGTGTCGCGATCCCGTGACAATGGTCGAACCCCTATGCAATGGGATGCCAGTGAATATGCCGGATTTTCAAAGGGAGCACCTTGGCTTGATGTGGCCCAAAACTATAAGCACATCAATGTCGAAGCTGCGCTAAATGATCCCAATTCTATTTTTTATCATTATCAAAAACTTATCGCTATTCGTAAACAGTACCCTATTATCATCGAAGGTAATTATCAGGATTTGCTCCCTCTGCATAATAAACTCTGGTGCTACACTCGAAGCCATCAGGGACAGCGCGTGCTGGTCGCCAATAACGTTAGCCCCGAACCAGTAAATCTCTCGCTTTCAGCTAAATTATTGGACGGAACTTGGCAATTGCTTATCAGTAATTATCAAGACAGTGCATGTCGGCCACAATCGATGACATTGCGCCCTTATGAATCCATTGCTTGGATGCAATAGTCAAAATGCAAAAACATCCAAATGTGGCCGAATCACTACCAATACTCGATTCTATCGCATTTGGATCCTACGTAAATGTCTTACCGTGTGCTCCTCAAAAGCACACCTACCATGAAGTAATGCCAAATTATCAGCCATGTCGGGGATGCTATCATGGGCCTTATTTCTATTCGGTGATTTCGCTGGAAATGCAGGTAATACCATTTTTATGGGTAAATTTTGTTTCAATTGAACTTGTATTTTATTTAAGTATGATTCAAATACTGCAGATTCTTCGCCTTGAATTTTACTTATTAGCTCAGTTTTAGTGATTTTAAAATGACTAAATTGCATGATATTAGCAAAAATATCTAATGCCAACGGATCATATTTAATCTTGCTTTTTATTTTACACTCATCTACAGCATCTACAATCACAACTAGCCAACTTTTTATCATTAAATAATGCTAAATGCAAAGTGAATAGCAACTAGAGATTAACAAATAAAGAACCAAAAATAAACATTTGAAAAACACCAATCCACTTAACCTTACGTCAAATAAGTGAGAAAAATCTAAAAGTGAATAATTAAAGAGTGATTTTTTAATCATTTTAAATATTAATTTTGTTATTATATATTTATTTATAAATTCAATTAGATATCATGAATATACCAAAAAAACCACATTTAAAATTGTTTTTTATGGGTAATAGATTTAATAAATCCACTATGTAATTGATAACGATAAAACCACAAACAATTAAAGTACTTAACTTTAAAAATTAAATCACAACAGTTTAAGTTAACATGTATATAATAAATACATAACCAAATATATTGTAGTCAAGTAATTTTTATGGATAATAACTCTATAAAAAATTTATATTCTATAATGAGTTACACATATTTCAGAGCTTAAATGTGAGGAAGGAATGAACATAAATAATATCTCTAATCTACCATCATATACTTTAGACCAACTGCTCGCCTTTGCTGCAGTTGCTGAAAGTGGCTCATATACTCTTGGTGCTAAAAATTTACGAAAAGATCGTACCACGGTTAGAGAACATATCGACAATTTACAAATATCTTTAGATCTAACGTTATTTGAAAAAGATGGAAATAAGCTTATTCTGACCCCCATTGGTCAAAAGATATTACGCGGAGCATCCAGTGTGCTTTTTTATACGTCAAGCTTAGAGATATTTGCTCAAAATCTTGCAATTAATTCATCAAATAAACTTGAATATACCATCGCATTCAGTAAACTTTTACCAACAACAATGTCTATCGAGATAAATCAAGCTGTACACAAAGAGTTTCCAAGTGTTGTCATAAACTGGTTAACAAAAAATAAAAAAGAATCCCTACAAGCCATTAAAAATGAATCTTGCGATCTCGCAATTATTCCACATAACAACGAAATATTTAGGCTAATTCCACCTGCTGGTTTAGATATCTGTTACCTTGGAAAAATTAATGGTGCTTTTTATGCAAATCATGACTCTCCTTTAGCCAAATTAAATCAAGTCTCATTTCATGATCTAATGAATGAAACTCGATATGTTCTCAGTAGCATTGTAGAAGAGGGTTTAGGGGAAAGAGCCAGCTACTCACTCAAGCAAGTACAATTAAGTTCTCTAGAGCATATATTAGCATTTTTAGAAACCGATGGTTGGTCTTATTTACCCCAACACTATATTAATTCTAAAAAATCACCTCATATAGTAAAACTTAACTTATCGTTTTTAAATCAACCTTGGTGTATCGACCATTCTCTTTTTTTTAAAAAATCAATCAGTGAACCCATATTAGAACTAATAAAGAAAACGATCAAAGAAAGCTATAATATTATTGATTAGCAAATCCAACCTACAATTAATAGATAAAATAAACACTATCCTAATAAAAATTATGACTTGCTATTTTATATTTATAAAACGAGGGAAATCCCCCCGCACAGCGGCTTTACCCATCCACTGAAATTTATTTATCATGACCACGGTGCTTCAAACAAGCATTAATTATCAATACAATAATTATATTTGCATTTAATAAATTTGGGTGACATTTTATGAAAAAAAGATTAATCGTAGCCGCTATCATTTCAACATTTACTTTAAGTAATGCGTTTGCCTTAGATAACAATGACGTTGAGGCTAAAGGTACACGTGGTGATGTAAAAGTTACCCCTTGCATCCAACTCGTGGATACACAAACCTTCGAGCGAACAGCGAATGTGTTAATAAGCACAGTTGATACTAGACAAGGACAATCCCGCAACAGTATTAGCATCCCCATTCCAGCTAATAATGACATCAACCAAAACTATTGTGCTAGTAAACAAGATCTTGGTGATATGAATGCCGATGGACTGGTTAATATCTCCTTTGATGTCAAAGGTGAAAAAGGAGAAACCTTAGATGATATCTCTACCTACTCAACCTTTAATGGTCAAAATGCAAATAATGACTGGGATATTGCAGAGCAGGGTAGATGCGCAGCAGCATCTAATACTGTAGTGGGTGAAGGTATTTTTATGAGTGCAAGGGACGAGAACAATAATTATTACTATAACACCTGTAATAAAATTTATAATGTAGATGATGATGATGGTGTCACTATCACTTTCATCCCAACAGAATATACTCCAGATGAGCCTGAAGAGCCTGGGATCTGTGAAGATGTAGAAGCTTGGGTTGATTATGATCAACCTACCAGCGTAGGTCTCTACCAGAAAGGTGACCGCGTTACTCATGATGGAGGATTATACGAATCTCTAGTCAATAACCTGCATACTATTGAACCAGGTACGAGTGGTGAATATTGGGATTATATAGGACCTTGTTCATAAACTAAAAATACAAACAACCCTCAATAAAAGTTAGCAATGAGCTAGCTTTTTTAATATGTAAAATACCAAGCTTAAAAAACTCTGGTGGGCTGCACTGACTTACAGGAAACCCTTTACTCTACCGCCAATTCTCATGTAATCTCATACATTAAAAGTGAACTTTCCTTTAAACTTAATTCTTCTCAATTCCCTTTTGGCGTAAACATCATGTCTATTCAAATTGAAGTCTGTATCGACAACTTAGAGTCTTTACATAATGCTATTCATGGTGGCGCAGATAGAATTGAGCTTTGCTCTTCTCTTGCTTTAGGGGGCTTAACCCCAAGCTTTGGCTTTATGAAACAAGCGGCTAGCATATCTTCAATTCCAATTTATGCCATGATCCGCCCTCGTCAGGGAGATTTTGTATACGATAATGATGACATATCAGCCATGATTGAAGACATTCATGCTGCTAAATTAGCAGGATTACAGGGCGTTGTTTTTGGCGTATTAACGCCCAATGGTGACATAGATATGCCGCGCTGTGAGCGCTTAATGAAAATAGCCAATAACAACATGTTAGGCGTCACCTTTCATCGCGCAGTCGATCTATGTACTAATTACAAGCAAGCAATTGAAAATATAGCTCAATTAGGTTGTGAGCGAATACTTACCTCAGGTTTAGCGAGAAATGCAGTCGATGGTATTGATGTAATAGCTGATATGGTAAAAATGGCGGATAATCGATTTAACATATTAGCAGGAGCGAGTATTACAGCCGAAAATGTAAATAATATTATTAAAAAGACAGCTGTTACTGAAATCCATTTATCAGGAAAATCGACTCGTCCAAGTAAAATGAAACGAGCTACAAATAATGTGAAAATGGGCTCAGATGATGTGGATGACTCTGTGATTCCCATTACAGATGCTCAAAAAATTGATGCCGTAAGACGACATATAAAATAAAGTACATAGCCCAGCAACAAGAAAGCTAGGGAGCATCCTCAGCTTTTGTTTTTAATGCAATTATTCTGCTAATTTAATTGAATTTACATCAATACTTGTCTGGGTCCATTCTTTGTCGACTTCGCCTTGGAGCGTTAATTTAGTATCAGGCGTCGCTTCAACCCCATTCCAATCACGGCTATCTATTTCAATGACTATCTCACCAGTATCATCCTTAAATGTGTACTCTTCATCACCTAATGCAGCAACGATATGACCAGTTAATATCACTGGTGCATCATCTTTCACTTCTAAGGCAACTTTCACAGTATTAACCGTTACTGCACTTGGACCGACAAACCCACCTTGTTGTTGAATATTTTGAGCCGCTAGTGCTGTTGTTGAAGTCACAGCCATTAGTAAAAATATATATTTTTTCATAGTAAATTCAATCCTATTGTTAAGGTATAACTAAGTTCTTAATGAGCAAGATCGCTAGTGTATAAAAAAGAACGTGAAGCAAACGTGAAGTACCTAAAATCAACAATGATGACGATTTCGATATTGGCTTTACTACTTTACTTCACTACAACACTGTGTTTCTATACAGTTAAATAAATTATTAACAAGGAGTGATAAATGAAATACCAAGGTAGCTGTCACTGTAAAACAATATTGTTCGAATTTGAAAGTGAAATAATAACAGACGCACTTCAATGCAATTGTTCAATCTGTATAAGAAAAAATGCCATCATGACTAAACATTACATTGAGCCTTATGCATTCAATTTACTTAAAGGAGAAGAGCATCTTGCTGTTTATCATTGGGGGGATCATGATGTTAATCATTACTTTTGTAAAAATTGCGGTATCTATCCATTCCATAGCACTACGTACGAGCCAAAGAATTACAGAGTCAATTTAGGTTGTGTGGATAGCGTCGATCCTCGCAATTTAACCATCCTCTATTTCGATGGTAAAAATCAACTTTAGTGGATAAGGCTTAATTCTCATTGATATGGTACAACACCGACAGGCAATAAAAAAGGGAGCGACATTAAGCGCTCCCTTTCAAAAATTATCTTTACTTTCAACTGTCACTTTCAACGGCCAAACTAAAAAACTAGCGCATTTCCCATGCACGATAACGGCGGCCTTTAAGCTTGCCGTTGGTAATTTTATGCAAGGCACGCTTGGCCACTTTTCGGTCAACAGCGACATATGAGCGAAATTCGGTGATCTTGATCATACCCACCTCAGTACCTTGAATACCGTCTTCGCCCGTTAGCGCACCTAAGATATCACCAGGGCGCACCTTGTTTTTCTTACCACCATCAATTTGCAAGGTCACCATTTTTGGCTGAGTCGGTAAGGTATCTAACAAATTTTCTGGGGGTAGTACTTCGCTGACAATATCACGATTCAAATGTTCTTCTAACAGCTTAACCTTGTAATCATCTTCGCTGTTAAAAAAGGTATAAGCAGCGCCTTTACTGCCCGCTCGACCTGTACGGCCAATACGGTGAATATGCACTTCAGTGTCATAGGCAAACTCGTAGTTAATCACCATGTCTAGCGCTTCGATGTCCAAACCTCGCGCGGCAACATCCGTCGCCACCATGACTGAAGCACTCTTATTGGCAAACTGCATCAAGGTGATATCTCTGTCTCTTTGCTCAAGATCGCCATGCAAAGCTACCACGCTAAAGCCATCATTTGCTAAGGTAGCCGCCACATCTTTGGTTTCACGTTTGGTATTACAAAATACTACCGCACTCTCGGGTCGATGCTTAAGTAGCAGTAAACGCAGCGCCTTTTGACGGTCTTTATTGCTTTCTAACTGATAAAAATGTTGATCGATAGTGTTGTCATCATGAGTCGAAGCGACTTTTACGACAACGGGTTCGAACATGATTTCTTCAGCCACTTTTTGGATCTGCTTAGGGAAAGTAGCACTAAACAGTAACGTCTGACGCTCGCGTGGCATTTCAGCCATAATGTAATCGAGATCGGGTAAGAAGCCCATCTCTAACATGCGATCCGCTTCATCAAGTACCAAGGTATTGACATCTTCAAGGTTTAATCGCTCACGCTGCAAGTGATCAATAATTCGCCCTGGCGTACCCACTATAATGTGAGCGCCGTGCTCAAGTGAACCTATCTGCGGCCCCATAGGTACACCGCCACATAAGGTGAGAACCTTAATATTATGGATCCCACGAGCCAGGGTACGAATCTCTTTCGCCACTTGATCTGCAAGCTCACGCGTCGGACACAACACCAAAGATTGAATGCGAAAACGTTTTACATCTAGTTTGTGCAATAGACCTAAGCCAAAAGCAGCGGTTTTACCCGACCCAGTTTTGCCTTGGCCGATAACATCTTCACCATTTAAAATCGCAGGTAAGCTCTGCGCCTGAATAGGCGTCATCGAGTCATAACCCATGGTTTTTAGATTGTCGATTAGTTCAGGTTTTAGCGTTAATGTCGAAAATGACATCTTTGTTTCTACGTTCGGAGTTACTTGGCTCAAGGTCTGTTCCTATTTTTATCACGATGAAACACTCATCATGAAAGCGATAATCAAATATCTTTTGATATACCGCTGAAATCAATCGAATTTATCGAGCCAACTATCACAGTATTATGATTAACAATACAGAGGCAAGATAATAATGGCGGTGATTATAGCAAGTATTGAAATGACTTGCTCAGCTGCTTTACCACAAAAAAAAGCTCTGGTTCAACGGGGCATGAATTCTAAGCTGAGCCATTAACGTGTTGACGCCCTAATATCGATGCGACAACCGTCGCCCTAAAAAATGGTTCAAACTTTGAATCTTAATGTTATCATTTCATATAATCTTAAAAGTTCATTAGTGAGCCTCTAGATCACTAATCCGGCTTTCTAGTTCCTTAATCGCTTCCAAAAGTACAGGGATCATTGCACGGTAATCTACCATTAAATACTCAGAGCCTGTTTTTTGTCTCACCATTTCAGGATAAATCTGTTGTAAATCTTGAGCAATAAACCCTAATTCAGTTTCACCGGAATCAATCATTTCATACTTAACACCCTGTATTTTTTTTATACTCGATATAGGTGGAGAAATATGATGAATGTTTTTCTTTAATCTTCTATCACTAAACCTCAAGAAAACATGATCGATTGAATGATAAAATGATTTTTTACCTGCAGCAAAAAAAGACTCTCCATCACTTTGCTGTACGTTAAATACATTCCAATTAGAGAAACGAGTATAAGCCGGTTGAGGAACACTGCCTGATGGGCAATATTCTACAAAACGAGCATATAAGGATTCATCAATAGACACATAATAAAAATATTCATTTAGCCCCACATTATGGCTCCTTCTTTTTTCGCCATCGAATGATAAATAATCACCACTTTCCATTATTATCCATTCCCATGTATCAGTACTCTCTGAATAACAAAAAACATCCATTTCATCGGCTTGTAACGCACTACTGTAAGTGAGTAGTGCCCAGATAATTGTTTTTATTTCTTTCAAATAAGCATTCATTTAAACAACCTTAAAAATTAAAAAACATAAAAAAATAGAAACCATTCTATTTTTTTAACATAGGATTGATACCACTGGACTTCAAACGCAAAATACTACAACCTATAAAAATAAACAAATTACCAACAAAATAAAAACACAAAAATACTGCGATGACTCTCACAATTTAAAAAGGAGTGGACAATGCAAAGGCGTAAATTCATTAAAGGAATGGCGGTTGTTACTGGAGCCGCAATACTACCAACAACACTTTTTGCCGATCAAATCAATGACACTTCATTCCCAGACAACATCATGGATGGAACTCGTACATCGTCTGGAGGTAGAATGAAATTGCTATACGGACAACTTCCTCATGATATAACAGGTCATGTGTTCGTTGCAGAAGGTATCCCACTTGAAGAAGGTCATTTAACCCCCAATGGACGCGGCGCATTAACACGCTTTGATTTTACTCCCTCAGATGTCGCTTTTAAAAGGAAGATGATCGATACTCCTTCAGCCATTATGCAAGAACACATTCATTATTGGCCTGACAAATTCAGTTTAAAAGGCGGACTGATCTATCAAAGCCCCAGTATGGGCTACATAAATTACTGTAATACAGCACCAAATTACCTAGGTGATAATCGATTTGCATTAAGCTATGAAGGAGGTATTCCCTACGAATTTGATGCTATGTCATTAGATCTCATTACGCCTATCGGCCATTATGATGAATGGAAAAGTAGCTTGCCTCCTTTCATTGATGCATTTACTCCCGCTAAATCATTATTCCCACAAATTCGCACCACTGGTCACCCCTATTTTGACTTACATTCCAATGATTGCTTTACGATTAACTATGGCGGAAATATCGGTAATACCTTTATCAAAGATGGTTTTATACGGTTAATGAAATGGGATAAAGCAACACAATTGCAAGCTTGGAATGTGATCAATAGGCAAGGAAAACCAGCCATCATAACCGCTACTGCACATTCACTTGGGGTCACGCGTAATCACATTTTAATTTTCGACACTGCAGCTCAAGTTGAGCCATTAAGAATGATTGGGATCCGTACTGTTTATCCACAACAGCATCGTACACCAGTGTGGGTGATACGCAAAAAAGATCTTATTGAAGGAAAAGAACAGGTGGTGGCTGACTACCTTACACTTGACTTCGATACCTCTGATGTTATGTGTAACTACGATGATCATGACAATGAAATCACCCTTTACGGTCAATATTTAGGGGCAATGGACAAATCAGAAGCTCAATATATTCGAGACTCATTACTCTTTGGTGGTCGGGTATCGAGCAGATTAGCTGGCTACCCTGTCGCTCCGGTAGACGTGGGAGGGCTGGTTCGTTCACGCCTTCAAGTAACGCCTTATTCTGTACGTGAAATAGAGGATGATTTTCGTCTATTACGTGACGATAAATTATTCTGGGACATGAACGATCCCGCATATAAAGGCCATTTCCAATTCCCTGAAACATTTGAGCACATTTACTGGTCAGCCATCGGGTACCGCGCTAATCACGTCGTTAAACGTGTTGCTGATGTCTATCACGATTATCCAAACCGCTATTTTACCAACGAC is a window of Shewanella sp. VB17 DNA encoding:
- a CDS encoding carotenoid oxygenase family protein, giving the protein MQRRKFIKGMAVVTGAAILPTTLFADQINDTSFPDNIMDGTRTSSGGRMKLLYGQLPHDITGHVFVAEGIPLEEGHLTPNGRGALTRFDFTPSDVAFKRKMIDTPSAIMQEHIHYWPDKFSLKGGLIYQSPSMGYINYCNTAPNYLGDNRFALSYEGGIPYEFDAMSLDLITPIGHYDEWKSSLPPFIDAFTPAKSLFPQIRTTGHPYFDLHSNDCFTINYGGNIGNTFIKDGFIRLMKWDKATQLQAWNVINRQGKPAIITATAHSLGVTRNHILIFDTAAQVEPLRMIGIRTVYPQQHRTPVWVIRKKDLIEGKEQVVADYLTLDFDTSDVMCNYDDHDNEITLYGQYLGAMDKSEAQYIRDSLLFGGRVSSRLAGYPVAPVDVGGLVRSRLQVTPYSVREIEDDFRLLRDDKLFWDMNDPAYKGHFQFPETFEHIYWSAIGYRANHVVKRVADVYHDYPNRYFTNDTLPQDDQPSALTHLDCTTMTVTDAYQFPEDCVMRTPQFMSKQNSTAQDDGYLFAAVVRKHPTTGVGNGKEIWIFDAKNLAQGPLTILGHPDLNFATTNHALWVPSIGPRPINCYHANVGDFFRSRANAHRPPVQGVIEQQILPRFG